In one Brevibacillus choshinensis genomic region, the following are encoded:
- a CDS encoding MFS transporter: MGQTWKSYPSSIRLLAIAAIIFSTGMACIWPLVTIYIHDYLGKPLTVAGFLLLLNQGAFLIGSLAGGMLFDRWGKMKTIVLSSFGIIVISICLGFTTDFTVYTVLLLLNGLFYGTLSPVMNALAVVMWPEGGRKAINLIYVALNAGVAAGSALGGVLASVSFAWTFFGNAFAQVVVFAMFVLILPRHLKALEEAPVTKLDQSASSALNEAPKKVVWGALVLLCAGLLISWIVYVQWTTVLSTYMQSLGISLRQYSLLWTLNGALILFGQPLISWVIKHFARTLKTQMLLGTYVFALSMLILSQTTAYAGFVVAMFVMTIGEMLVWPAVPTVAAEFTPEGQEGFIQGLVSGTGSAGRMLGPLLGAVIFQNFQAQGLLYIMAGLSLMSVAFFVLHSSFQKRSKRSVIATTTIEK; this comes from the coding sequence ATGGGACAGACATGGAAATCCTATCCGAGCAGCATTCGTCTCCTTGCGATTGCTGCCATCATTTTTTCTACCGGTATGGCTTGTATTTGGCCACTGGTCACCATTTATATTCACGATTATTTAGGAAAGCCGCTAACTGTAGCAGGCTTTTTACTGTTGTTGAACCAAGGGGCATTTCTTATTGGTAGTTTAGCTGGCGGCATGCTCTTTGACCGCTGGGGGAAAATGAAAACGATCGTACTCTCCTCTTTTGGAATTATTGTGATCTCTATTTGCCTCGGTTTTACAACGGACTTTACGGTTTACACGGTTCTCTTGCTACTGAATGGCTTGTTTTACGGGACGCTGTCTCCCGTCATGAATGCGCTCGCAGTGGTCATGTGGCCAGAAGGTGGGCGCAAAGCGATTAATCTGATCTATGTGGCACTCAATGCAGGCGTAGCAGCTGGGTCTGCGCTGGGTGGCGTTCTGGCGAGCGTGTCCTTTGCCTGGACTTTTTTCGGAAATGCCTTTGCGCAGGTTGTGGTCTTCGCGATGTTTGTGCTCATTTTGCCTCGCCATTTGAAGGCTCTCGAGGAAGCGCCTGTGACAAAACTTGATCAGTCAGCGTCTTCGGCTCTGAATGAGGCCCCTAAAAAAGTCGTCTGGGGAGCGCTGGTGCTGCTGTGCGCGGGACTCTTGATCAGCTGGATTGTGTATGTGCAATGGACGACGGTGCTGTCTACCTACATGCAATCATTGGGCATTTCCTTGCGTCAATACAGCTTGCTCTGGACGCTGAACGGAGCTTTGATTTTGTTCGGTCAGCCACTCATTTCTTGGGTGATCAAGCATTTTGCCCGGACGTTAAAAACACAGATGTTGCTCGGTACGTATGTCTTTGCCTTGTCGATGCTGATCTTGTCCCAAACGACGGCATACGCTGGTTTTGTAGTCGCCATGTTTGTGATGACAATCGGTGAGATGCTCGTCTGGCCAGCGGTTCCAACCGTCGCGGCAGAGTTTACCCCAGAAGGACAGGAAGGCTTCATCCAAGGCCTGGTGTCCGGTACGGGTTCTGCTGGCCGAATGCTCGGACCGTTGCTCGGGGCCGTAATCTTCCAAAACTTTCAGGCGCAAGGTCTGCTCTATATCATGGCTGGGCTTTCGCTCATGTCTGTCGCCTTTTTCGTACTGCACAGCTCCTTCCAAAAGCGCAGCAAACGCAGCGTTATTGCCACGACAACGATTGAGAAATAA
- the moaC gene encoding cyclic pyranopterin monophosphate synthase MoaC, translating to MNDQLTHFNEQNRARMVDVSEKDITKREAVAHSKITMKPETLTRIREGRVEKGDVLAVAQVAGVMAAKKTWDIIPMCHPLPLTGIDIRFTFTDEETVEIEAAVKTTGKTGVEMEALTAVSVAALTVYDMCKAMDKGMVIGPTSLLLKTGGKSGDFQRGEN from the coding sequence ATGAACGACCAGTTGACCCATTTTAATGAACAAAACCGTGCCCGCATGGTAGATGTTTCGGAAAAGGATATTACCAAACGAGAAGCCGTAGCGCACAGTAAAATTACCATGAAGCCGGAAACGCTGACGCGCATCCGCGAAGGACGTGTGGAAAAGGGGGATGTGCTGGCAGTAGCCCAAGTAGCAGGAGTGATGGCTGCCAAAAAAACGTGGGACATCATTCCGATGTGCCATCCGTTGCCACTGACGGGTATCGATATCCGTTTTACCTTTACGGATGAAGAGACTGTCGAGATCGAAGCAGCTGTCAAAACGACCGGAAAAACGGGAGTAGAGATGGAAGCGCTAACGGCAGTGAGCGTAGCTGCTCTGACGGTATACGATATGTGCAAAGCCATGGACAAGGGAATGGTCATTGGACCGACCAGCCTTCTCCTGAAAACAGGCGGAAAAAGTGGGGACTTCCAGCGGGGAGAGAACTAA
- a CDS encoding molybdenum cofactor biosynthesis protein translates to MTVTILLFAGLAERANEREIQITLPEQASVRDLLGAVAHQHPALAPLLSSCFVSINHEYAATDRMISIEDEIALLPPVSGGEEPRFSITEEPLSADKLVRLVSNPHAGAILTFVGTVREFTHGQRTVYLSYEAYAPMAVEKMKQVAAEIEERWPGAQVAMQHRIGDLQVEEIAVVVAVATAHRNESFEAGRYAIERLKQIVPIWKKEMWEDGSEWKGHQQGPWDPISKYEEGGK, encoded by the coding sequence ATGACTGTTACGATCTTGTTGTTTGCCGGTCTGGCCGAGCGAGCCAATGAACGTGAAATTCAAATAACCCTGCCTGAGCAAGCAAGTGTTCGTGATCTGTTGGGTGCCGTCGCCCACCAGCACCCTGCACTCGCTCCACTGCTCAGCAGTTGTTTCGTTTCGATTAACCATGAGTATGCAGCGACAGATCGAATGATCTCCATAGAAGACGAGATCGCCCTGTTGCCACCTGTAAGTGGAGGGGAAGAACCGCGTTTTTCCATTACAGAGGAGCCGCTCAGTGCCGACAAGCTGGTTCGCCTCGTCAGCAATCCGCATGCCGGAGCGATCCTCACCTTTGTAGGAACGGTACGTGAATTCACACACGGACAACGCACCGTGTACCTCTCTTACGAAGCCTATGCGCCAATGGCAGTGGAAAAGATGAAGCAGGTCGCTGCTGAAATCGAAGAACGCTGGCCAGGTGCTCAGGTCGCCATGCAACACCGCATTGGAGATCTACAAGTAGAAGAGATCGCTGTCGTCGTGGCTGTCGCGACCGCGCATCGAAACGAATCGTTCGAGGCAGGCCGATATGCCATCGAGCGACTAAAACAAATTGTCCCGATCTGGAAAAAAGAAATGTGGGAAGACGGTAGCGAGTGGAAAGGCCACCAGCAAGGACCTTGGGACCCTATCTCGAAGTACGAAGAAGGAGGGAAATAA
- a CDS encoding ThiF family adenylyltransferase — protein sequence MDTRYSRQILFGPIGRSGQEKLGHSRVAIVGMGALGTVLSNHMVRAGVGFVRLIDRDFVEPSNLQRQMLYDESDAAEHLPKAIAAHAKLSRINSQVTIEPIVADLTAYNAEELLADVDLVLDATDNFQVRYLVNDVCVKHGIPWVYGGAVSATGTFTAIRPGETPCLRCLFPEAPNPGEMATCDTAGVIGPIIHIVASYQATEAFKMLVGATDALNPNLEHFEIWNNRHQQIKVSNGRRTDCPCCGQREFAFLHPETQDGQAVSLCGRDTVQISPAAHMSLDLDGLAERLAPLGQVERNKFLLRFRVEPHTLVVFPDGRVLVQGTDDIAQARTLHAKYIGA from the coding sequence GTGGATACTCGCTATTCCCGCCAGATCCTGTTTGGTCCGATCGGTCGCAGTGGACAGGAAAAGCTCGGCCACAGCCGCGTCGCTATCGTCGGGATGGGAGCCCTCGGCACTGTGCTCTCCAATCACATGGTTCGCGCCGGAGTAGGATTTGTCCGTCTGATTGATCGTGACTTTGTGGAACCAAGCAATCTGCAGCGCCAAATGCTGTACGACGAGTCAGATGCAGCGGAACATTTGCCAAAAGCAATCGCTGCTCACGCCAAGCTGTCGCGCATTAACTCCCAAGTCACGATCGAGCCTATCGTAGCTGATCTGACTGCTTACAACGCGGAGGAGCTACTCGCCGATGTGGATCTGGTACTCGATGCGACAGACAATTTTCAAGTTCGTTATTTGGTCAACGACGTCTGTGTGAAACACGGCATCCCTTGGGTCTACGGTGGTGCTGTCAGTGCGACAGGTACCTTCACCGCAATTCGTCCGGGTGAAACACCTTGTCTGCGTTGTCTGTTTCCCGAAGCACCGAATCCGGGTGAAATGGCGACATGCGATACAGCCGGTGTCATCGGTCCGATCATTCATATCGTTGCCTCTTATCAGGCTACGGAGGCGTTCAAAATGCTCGTCGGCGCTACAGACGCACTCAATCCGAATCTGGAGCACTTCGAGATTTGGAATAACCGCCATCAACAAATCAAAGTAAGCAACGGTCGCCGCACGGATTGCCCATGCTGCGGACAGCGCGAGTTTGCCTTCTTGCATCCAGAAACACAGGATGGACAGGCCGTATCACTATGCGGCCGCGATACTGTACAAATTTCTCCGGCTGCCCATATGTCTCTCGATCTGGACGGTCTCGCCGAAAGACTCGCTCCGTTAGGGCAGGTAGAACGCAACAAGTTTTTGCTGCGTTTCCGTGTCGAGCCACACACACTGGTCGTATTCCCTGATGGTCGAGTGCTCGTGCAAGGTACGGATGACATCGCTCAAGCACGGACTCTTCATGCGAAATATATAGGGGCGTAA
- a CDS encoding sensor histidine kinase, which yields MSEPRRRKHIGLKMLATLGFLIVLGACWSAAYGITFSMLPKVWPQASDFARGVTSGILGFFFFVGTMFLVSRFFPRRHMDLFRMLIDALRRISKGDFSVNLDVKMDHHWGELVDGINHMAEQLNEMEQLRQEFISNVSHEIQSPLTSISGFARALQNDSLTREERMHYLEIIETESARLSKISENLLKLTSLEGRQHPVERTKYNLDQQLRRIILACEPQWMEKELELDIALEKVEIVADEEMLNQVWNNLISNSIKFTPQGGRLQVQLQGTGQEVIVRVTDTGIGIAKEDQERVFERFFKADKSRNRTGGGSGLGLSIVKKIIDLHQGTISVQSELGEGTTFIVTLPVSAAV from the coding sequence ATGAGCGAGCCACGGAGGAGAAAGCATATCGGTCTCAAGATGCTTGCTACCCTAGGCTTCCTGATTGTTCTTGGGGCTTGCTGGTCGGCAGCGTATGGAATTACCTTTTCCATGCTGCCAAAAGTGTGGCCGCAAGCATCCGATTTCGCTAGAGGTGTGACAAGTGGCATTCTCGGCTTTTTCTTCTTCGTAGGAACGATGTTTTTGGTTTCGCGATTTTTTCCTCGACGTCATATGGATCTCTTCCGTATGCTGATCGATGCCCTGCGCAGAATTTCCAAGGGGGATTTCAGTGTCAATCTGGATGTGAAAATGGATCACCATTGGGGCGAGCTGGTGGATGGGATCAACCATATGGCGGAGCAGCTAAATGAAATGGAGCAGCTGCGACAGGAGTTTATTTCGAACGTATCCCACGAGATTCAATCTCCTCTGACTTCGATCAGTGGTTTTGCCAGAGCGTTGCAAAATGACAGCCTCACACGCGAGGAACGGATGCACTATCTGGAGATCATTGAAACGGAGAGCGCGCGCTTGTCCAAAATCAGTGAAAATTTACTCAAGCTCACGTCACTGGAGGGCAGGCAGCACCCAGTCGAGCGGACAAAATACAATCTCGATCAACAATTGCGGCGAATTATCCTGGCATGCGAGCCGCAATGGATGGAAAAGGAGCTAGAGCTGGACATTGCGTTGGAAAAGGTAGAGATCGTGGCTGATGAGGAGATGCTGAATCAAGTCTGGAACAATTTGATCAGCAACAGTATCAAGTTTACTCCGCAGGGCGGTCGTCTTCAGGTCCAACTACAGGGCACAGGGCAAGAAGTGATCGTGCGTGTAACCGACACGGGCATCGGAATCGCAAAAGAGGACCAGGAACGCGTATTCGAGAGGTTCTTCAAGGCAGATAAATCGCGCAATCGGACTGGTGGCGGTAGTGGGTTGGGACTGTCCATTGTGAAAAAGATCATTGATTTGCATCAAGGGACCATCAGCGTGCAAAGCGAGCTGGGAGAAGGGACGACATTCATCGTAACTCTACCGGTATCAGCAGCTGTATAA
- a CDS encoding response regulator transcription factor: MTRVMVVDDDPHIRELVKVFLQREGFEITEAADGVEALSKLESTSADLVVLDIMMPNMDGWELCRELRDLYDIPLLMLTAKGETAQKIKGFELGTDDYLVKPFEPAELVVRVKALLKRYRIASSHIVQVGNLQLNRQTFEATNGDKLLSIPLKEFELLFTLGSYSGKTLSREQLIEQIWGYDFEGNERTVDVHINRLRERFPAEEYGFLIRTIRGLGYRLEVNR, from the coding sequence ATGACCAGAGTGATGGTTGTGGACGACGACCCACACATTCGGGAGTTGGTCAAAGTCTTTTTGCAACGGGAAGGCTTTGAAATCACAGAAGCAGCAGATGGAGTAGAGGCTTTGTCCAAGCTGGAAAGTACCTCCGCAGATCTAGTCGTTCTCGACATCATGATGCCGAACATGGATGGCTGGGAGCTGTGCCGGGAGCTGCGTGACCTCTACGACATTCCCTTGCTCATGCTGACGGCAAAGGGAGAGACCGCCCAAAAAATCAAAGGCTTTGAGCTAGGTACGGATGATTATCTCGTCAAGCCATTTGAGCCTGCTGAGCTCGTCGTTCGGGTCAAGGCACTTTTAAAGCGATACCGTATCGCCAGCTCCCATATCGTGCAGGTCGGCAACCTGCAGTTGAATCGGCAAACGTTTGAGGCTACGAATGGCGATAAGCTGTTGAGCATTCCGTTGAAGGAGTTTGAGCTTCTGTTCACGCTGGGGAGTTATTCCGGCAAAACACTCTCCAGAGAGCAGTTGATTGAGCAGATCTGGGGGTATGATTTTGAAGGCAACGAACGGACGGTGGATGTGCATATCAACAGGCTGCGTGAACGCTTTCCAGCGGAGGAGTATGGATTTCTGATCCGGACGATTCGCGGTCTGGGCTATCGTCTGGAGGTGAATCGATGA
- a CDS encoding ABC transporter ATP-binding protein, whose translation MKTNQAERTKANWRPFFQLIKETKPSKWKVGIALFLSIATTLVSLVIPLFTKDLVDSFTLSSISRGQIVLLALAFIAQAIAGGLSIYLLNHVGQSIVAALRDRLWKKLLVLPVSYYDNHRTGDTISRMTNDTGVVKGLITEHLSNFFTGVIAIIGSIATLLYLDWQMTLVMLIAVPFSFFILFPLGRQMYRISKGLQDETASFTTIMNQVLSEVRLVKSSNAEPHEYESGKKGIDNLFRYGLKEGRVQAMIGPLISFVMMVLLVVIMGYGGMRVATGALTAGGLVAFILYLVQIVMPLGQFTQFFTQLQKAMGATERIIETLGAEEEDHVSGRELKRADLPIHVDRVSFAYDSGETILEDVSFIIEPGKVTAIVGPSGSGKTTMFSLLERYYQPVSGEIRLGDEPIQDFTLASWRSKIGYVSQESPLIAGTIRENICYGLDREISDVELKQAAAMAYADQFIEEFPDAYETQVGERGVKLSGGQRQRIGIARALLRDPQILMLDEATSSLDSKSEQVVQQALANLMKGRTTLVIAHRLSTVVDADQILFMEKGKITGRGVHAQLFQTHDLYREFATQQLRVKERV comes from the coding sequence ATGAAAACAAATCAAGCAGAAAGAACAAAGGCTAACTGGCGCCCGTTCTTTCAATTAATAAAAGAAACAAAGCCTTCCAAATGGAAAGTCGGAATCGCCTTGTTTCTGAGCATCGCCACGACGCTGGTGAGTCTTGTTATCCCGCTCTTCACCAAGGACCTCGTGGACAGCTTTACGCTTTCTTCCATCAGCCGTGGTCAAATCGTCCTCTTGGCGCTTGCCTTTATCGCGCAAGCCATCGCTGGAGGACTCTCCATCTATTTGCTCAATCATGTCGGGCAAAGTATTGTGGCTGCTCTACGGGATCGTCTGTGGAAAAAGCTGCTGGTTCTGCCTGTCTCTTATTACGACAATCATCGAACGGGAGACACCATCAGCCGCATGACCAATGATACGGGTGTCGTCAAAGGGTTGATCACAGAGCATTTGTCCAATTTCTTCACCGGTGTCATCGCCATTATCGGCTCGATCGCAACACTCTTGTACCTCGACTGGCAGATGACCTTGGTGATGCTGATTGCCGTTCCCTTTTCATTCTTTATCCTGTTTCCGTTAGGACGACAAATGTACCGTATCTCGAAAGGGTTGCAGGATGAGACCGCAAGCTTTACGACTATCATGAACCAAGTCCTCTCGGAAGTCCGTCTGGTCAAGTCCTCCAATGCGGAGCCACATGAGTACGAGAGTGGAAAGAAAGGGATCGACAATCTGTTCCGCTATGGGCTCAAGGAAGGCCGGGTGCAGGCAATGATTGGGCCATTGATTTCCTTTGTCATGATGGTACTCCTGGTGGTCATCATGGGGTATGGCGGGATGCGCGTCGCAACGGGTGCGCTAACTGCAGGCGGACTTGTTGCTTTCATATTGTACCTCGTCCAAATTGTGATGCCTTTGGGGCAGTTCACACAGTTTTTCACCCAATTGCAAAAAGCGATGGGAGCGACAGAGCGGATTATTGAAACGCTGGGTGCCGAAGAGGAGGACCACGTATCTGGCCGAGAATTAAAAAGGGCTGACTTGCCCATTCATGTGGATCGCGTGAGCTTTGCCTACGATAGTGGCGAGACGATTTTGGAAGACGTGAGCTTTATAATTGAGCCAGGAAAGGTCACCGCGATTGTCGGACCGAGTGGCAGCGGGAAAACCACGATGTTCTCTTTGCTCGAACGTTATTATCAACCAGTGAGTGGCGAGATCCGTCTCGGTGACGAGCCCATCCAAGATTTTACACTGGCTTCCTGGCGCAGTAAGATTGGCTATGTATCCCAGGAAAGTCCGCTGATCGCAGGGACGATTCGGGAAAATATTTGCTACGGACTGGATAGAGAAATTAGCGATGTAGAGCTCAAACAAGCGGCAGCCATGGCCTATGCCGATCAGTTTATCGAAGAATTTCCTGACGCATACGAAACGCAAGTCGGGGAGCGAGGTGTAAAGCTATCCGGAGGGCAACGCCAGCGTATCGGGATCGCACGAGCTTTGCTCCGGGACCCGCAAATCCTGATGCTGGATGAAGCGACCTCTAGTCTGGACAGTAAATCAGAGCAGGTCGTGCAGCAGGCTCTCGCTAATCTAATGAAGGGACGCACCACACTCGTCATCGCCCATCGCCTGTCAACCGTTGTGGATGCGGACCAGATTCTGTTTATGGAAAAAGGAAAGATTACAGGCAGGGGAGTCCATGCGCAGCTGTTCCAAACCCATGATTTGTACCGTGAATTTGCTACACAGCAGCTGCGCGTGAAAGAAAGGGTGTAA
- a CDS encoding MFS transporter, giving the protein MAVGFGLLRMLDAHTTLLMVGTYMIVAGLGMGPLMPVLGTAMQQSEVGKQQRGVVTSFFGFIRSMGSTIGVSLMGAMMHMQSVLTISIQHVYTFGLFFVITAWMAAFFLGKARLIRQDKSDLQSVQVRR; this is encoded by the coding sequence ATGGCAGTCGGATTTGGATTGCTAAGAATGTTGGACGCACATACAACCTTACTGATGGTTGGTACGTATATGATAGTAGCGGGATTGGGGATGGGCCCCCTCATGCCGGTCTTGGGCACGGCGATGCAGCAAAGTGAAGTGGGCAAACAACAGCGTGGAGTCGTGACTTCCTTTTTCGGATTCATCCGATCCATGGGGAGTACCATCGGAGTCAGTCTGATGGGAGCAATGATGCATATGCAATCGGTCCTGACGATTTCCATCCAGCACGTCTATACATTCGGCCTGTTTTTCGTCATCACCGCATGGATGGCAGCCTTTTTTCTAGGAAAAGCACGATTGATCAGGCAAGACAAGTCAGATCTACAATCTGTTCAAGTAAGGAGATAA